In one Aquabacterium sp. OR-4 genomic region, the following are encoded:
- a CDS encoding circularly permuted type 2 ATP-grasp protein, whose amino-acid sequence MKPAFDEMHEGAGTVRAHYGGFDRWLAEQPADRMAARREEAEMIFRRVGITFAVYGAKDEDGAGTERLIPFDLIPRIIPADEWQRMQQGLVQRVTALNRFLHDVYHGQEILKAGLIPADEITRNAQFRPEMMGVDVPRQIYSAIAGIDIVRAAQPDGSGTYYVLEDNLRVPSGVSYMLENRKMMMRLFPELFGRHRIAPVAHYPDLLLETLREVAPPAVNEPTVVVLTPGMYNSAYFEHAFLAQQMGVELVEGQDLFMRDGFVYMRTTQGPKRVDVIYRRVDDDFLDPRAFRPDSTLGCAGLLEAYQAGNVTLANAIGTGVADDKSIYSYVPQMVEFYLGEKPILQNVPTWRCREPESLKYVLAHLPELVVKEVHGAGGYGMLVGPAASQAEIEAFRAALVANPSNYIAQPTLALSSCPTFVESGIAPRHIDLRPFVLSGKTVQMVPGGLTRVALKEGSLVVNSSQGGGTKDTWVLEA is encoded by the coding sequence ATGAAACCCGCATTCGACGAGATGCATGAAGGCGCCGGCACCGTCCGCGCCCATTACGGCGGTTTCGACCGCTGGCTGGCCGAGCAACCCGCCGATCGCATGGCGGCACGGCGCGAAGAGGCCGAGATGATCTTCCGACGTGTCGGGATCACCTTCGCGGTCTATGGCGCCAAGGACGAGGACGGCGCCGGCACCGAGCGGCTGATCCCGTTCGACCTGATCCCGCGCATCATCCCGGCCGACGAGTGGCAGCGCATGCAGCAAGGCCTGGTGCAGCGCGTCACGGCGCTCAACCGCTTCCTGCACGACGTCTACCACGGGCAGGAGATCCTCAAGGCCGGGCTGATCCCCGCCGACGAGATCACCCGCAACGCGCAGTTCCGGCCCGAGATGATGGGCGTGGACGTGCCGCGCCAGATCTACTCGGCGATTGCCGGCATCGACATCGTGCGCGCCGCGCAACCCGATGGCAGCGGCACCTACTACGTGCTGGAAGACAACCTGCGCGTGCCCTCGGGCGTGAGCTACATGCTCGAGAACCGCAAGATGATGATGCGGCTGTTTCCCGAGCTGTTTGGCCGGCACCGCATCGCCCCGGTGGCGCACTACCCCGACCTGCTGCTCGAAACCCTGCGCGAGGTGGCGCCGCCAGCGGTGAACGAGCCCACCGTGGTGGTGCTCACGCCCGGCATGTACAACAGCGCCTACTTCGAGCACGCGTTCCTGGCCCAGCAGATGGGTGTGGAGCTGGTGGAGGGGCAAGACCTGTTCATGCGCGACGGCTTCGTCTACATGCGCACCACGCAAGGCCCCAAGCGCGTGGACGTGATCTACCGGCGGGTGGACGACGATTTTCTCGACCCCCGCGCGTTCCGCCCCGACAGCACGCTGGGCTGCGCCGGCCTGCTCGAGGCCTACCAGGCCGGCAACGTGACGCTGGCCAACGCCATCGGTACCGGCGTGGCCGACGACAAGAGCATCTACAGCTACGTGCCGCAGATGGTCGAGTTCTACCTCGGCGAGAAGCCCATCCTGCAGAACGTGCCCACCTGGCGCTGCCGCGAGCCCGAGTCGCTGAAGTACGTGCTGGCCCACCTGCCCGAGCTGGTGGTCAAAGAGGTGCACGGCGCCGGCGGCTACGGCATGCTGGTCGGCCCCGCTGCCAGCCAGGCCGAGATCGAGGCCTTCCGCGCGGCGCTGGTGGCCAACCCCTCGAACTACATCGCGCAGCCGACGCTGGCGCTGTCGAGCTGCCCCACCTTCGTCGAGAGCGGCATCGCGCCGCGCCACATCGACCTGCGGCCCTTCGTGCTGTCGGGCAAGACGGTGCAGATGGTGCCCGGCGGCCTGACCCGCGTGGCGCTGAAGGAGGGCTCGCTGGTGGTCAACAGCAGCCAGGGCGGCGGCACAAAAGACACATGGGTTTTGGAGGCTTGA
- a CDS encoding DNA internalization-related competence protein ComEC/Rec2, which translates to MAKPAPPGGAAGLASWQVALPGLAWLGGVALQLQQAALWPQPGLRWALAIALALVVLAGLAWRHWPQRAAVAWGLLCLGVAGLAFAGTALRAADRLAERLDPALEGLDLIVTGVVAVMPQQDAAGARFAFEVEQAWHRGRPVRLPARLTLGWWSGFDESAWFDEPRAALQAGQRWRLPLRLKALHGAMNPHGFDVELWWFEQGLGANGSVRVQRGGPPAQLLAETGAHPVERLRGQLRDAIRRQVPDGRVAGVLAALVVGDQAAIERADWELFRATGIAHLVSISGVHVTMLAWLAAAGVAWLWRRWPRGMLAVPLPVAARWGGLLLATAYALLAGWGVPAQRTVLMLAMAAALRSTGVRWPWLLVLLLAAVVVTLADPWALLQAGFWLSFAAVALLLLSEPVTRGLHRPRDAAALPDTRRTRLHRLGGRLGAALAAHGRAQLVATLGLAPLSLVFFGQVSLVGWVANLVAIPLVTLLITPLALAGVLLPPLWSLTGALVQAGVAGLGWLASAPVAQWTTAVAPAWAVASGLAGALLGVLPLPWRLRGLALPLVLPLLWPASERPVPGQMQILVADVGQGTAVLVRTHAHLLVYDTGPQISRDSDAGQRVLLPLLRARGERHIDRLMLSHRDADHVGGAATLLDALPVADVWSSLPDEHPLRARPLPHTRCQAGLGWVWDGVQFALLHPTPADYASAVKPNAVSCVLRITDASGRSALLTGDIEAQQEAAMLQRLPPAALASQVLLVPHHGSRTSSTAALLDAVAPRWAVVQAAYRSRFGHPAPEVLARYADRRIEVVRTDQCGAWKWQDGAVECTREVRRRYWHWQPSAPLVETLVR; encoded by the coding sequence ATGGCCAAGCCTGCGCCCCCCGGCGGCGCCGCGGGCCTGGCCAGCTGGCAGGTGGCTTTGCCGGGCCTGGCCTGGCTGGGCGGCGTGGCGCTGCAGTTGCAGCAGGCAGCGTTGTGGCCGCAGCCCGGCCTGCGGTGGGCGCTGGCCATCGCGCTGGCCCTGGTGGTGCTGGCGGGCCTGGCCTGGCGCCACTGGCCGCAGCGGGCCGCGGTGGCCTGGGGCCTGCTGTGTCTGGGCGTGGCGGGCCTGGCCTTTGCCGGCACGGCGCTGCGCGCGGCCGACCGGCTGGCCGAGCGGCTCGACCCGGCGCTCGAAGGTCTGGATCTGATCGTCACCGGCGTGGTGGCGGTCATGCCGCAGCAGGACGCCGCGGGCGCACGCTTTGCCTTCGAGGTGGAGCAGGCCTGGCACCGCGGCCGGCCGGTGCGCCTGCCTGCGCGGCTGACCCTGGGCTGGTGGTCGGGCTTTGACGAGAGCGCCTGGTTCGACGAGCCGCGCGCCGCGCTGCAGGCCGGCCAGCGCTGGCGCCTGCCGCTGCGCCTGAAGGCCCTGCACGGCGCGATGAACCCGCACGGCTTTGACGTGGAGCTGTGGTGGTTCGAGCAGGGCCTGGGGGCCAATGGCAGCGTGCGGGTGCAGCGCGGCGGGCCGCCGGCGCAGCTGCTGGCCGAGACCGGCGCGCACCCGGTGGAACGCCTGCGCGGCCAGCTGCGCGACGCCATCCGCCGCCAGGTGCCCGATGGCCGCGTGGCCGGCGTGCTGGCGGCATTGGTGGTGGGCGACCAGGCGGCCATCGAGCGCGCCGACTGGGAGCTGTTTCGCGCCACCGGCATTGCCCACCTGGTATCGATCTCGGGCGTGCACGTCACGATGCTGGCCTGGCTGGCCGCGGCCGGCGTGGCCTGGCTGTGGCGGCGCTGGCCGCGCGGCATGCTGGCCGTGCCGCTGCCGGTGGCGGCGCGCTGGGGCGGGCTGCTGCTGGCCACGGCCTATGCGCTGCTGGCCGGCTGGGGCGTGCCGGCCCAGCGCACCGTGCTGATGCTGGCCATGGCCGCGGCGCTGCGCAGCACCGGTGTGCGCTGGCCCTGGCTGCTGGTGCTGCTGCTGGCGGCGGTGGTTGTCACCCTGGCCGACCCCTGGGCGCTGCTGCAGGCCGGCTTCTGGCTGAGCTTTGCCGCGGTGGCGCTGCTGCTGCTGTCGGAGCCGGTCACGCGCGGCCTGCACCGGCCGCGCGACGCGGCGGCTTTGCCCGACACCCGACGCACACGCCTGCACCGGCTGGGCGGGCGCCTGGGCGCGGCGCTGGCGGCGCATGGTCGCGCCCAGCTGGTGGCCACGCTGGGGCTGGCGCCGCTGTCGCTGGTGTTTTTTGGCCAGGTGTCGCTGGTGGGCTGGGTGGCCAACCTGGTGGCCATTCCGCTGGTCACCCTGCTGATCACGCCCTTGGCACTGGCCGGCGTGCTGCTGCCGCCGCTGTGGAGCCTGACCGGCGCCCTGGTGCAGGCCGGTGTGGCCGGCCTGGGCTGGCTGGCCAGCGCCCCGGTGGCCCAGTGGACCACCGCGGTCGCACCGGCCTGGGCCGTGGCCAGCGGCCTGGCCGGCGCGCTGCTGGGCGTGCTGCCGCTGCCCTGGCGTCTGCGCGGCCTGGCCCTGCCGCTGGTGCTGCCGCTGCTGTGGCCGGCTAGCGAGCGGCCGGTGCCCGGGCAGATGCAGATCCTGGTGGCCGATGTGGGTCAGGGCACGGCGGTGCTGGTGCGCACGCACGCGCACCTGCTGGTCTATGACACCGGCCCGCAGATCAGCCGCGACAGCGATGCTGGCCAGCGCGTGCTGCTGCCGCTGCTGCGCGCGCGTGGCGAGCGCCACATCGACCGCCTGATGCTGAGCCACCGCGACGCCGACCATGTGGGCGGCGCCGCCACGCTGCTGGACGCGCTGCCGGTGGCCGATGTGTGGAGCTCGCTGCCCGACGAGCACCCGCTGCGCGCCCGGCCGCTGCCGCACACCCGCTGCCAGGCCGGCCTGGGCTGGGTGTGGGACGGCGTGCAGTTCGCGCTGCTGCACCCCACGCCGGCCGACTACGCCAGCGCCGTGAAGCCCAACGCCGTGTCGTGCGTGCTGCGCATCACCGATGCCAGCGGCCGCAGCGCGCTGCTCACCGGCGACATCGAAGCGCAACAAGAGGCGGCGATGCTGCAGCGCCTGCCACCCGCCGCGCTGGCCAGCCAGGTGCTGCTGGTGCCGCACCACGGCAGCCGCACCTCGTCCACCGCCGCGCTGCTGGACGCCGTGGCACCACGTTGGGCCGTGGTGCAGGCCGCTTACCGCAGCCGTTTTGGCCATCCGGCACCCGAGGTGCTGGCCCGATATGCCGATCGCCGCATTGAAGTGGTGCGAACCGATCAATGTGGTGCGTGGAAGTGGCAGGATGGTGCGGTGGAGTGCACTCGTGAAGTGCGGCGCCGCTACTGGCATTGGCAGCCATCAGCGCCGCTCGTGGAAACCCTGGTTCGATAG
- a CDS encoding RidA family protein — translation MSVYDTLSQLGITLPPVAVPAAAYVPFVQTGKLVFLSGHIAKKDGKPWVGQLGAGIATAEGQAAARAVAIDLLGTLHAAVGDLNQVARIVKLMSLVNSTPTFTEQHLVTNGASELIGQVFGAAGAHARSAFGVAQIPLGACVEIELIAELK, via the coding sequence ATGTCCGTCTACGACACGCTCTCGCAACTGGGCATCACGCTGCCGCCGGTGGCCGTGCCCGCCGCCGCCTATGTGCCCTTCGTGCAAACCGGCAAGCTGGTGTTCCTCTCGGGACACATTGCCAAGAAGGACGGCAAGCCCTGGGTGGGCCAGCTGGGCGCCGGCATCGCCACCGCCGAGGGCCAGGCCGCAGCGCGCGCGGTGGCCATCGACCTGCTGGGCACGCTGCATGCAGCGGTGGGCGACCTCAACCAGGTGGCGCGCATCGTCAAGCTGATGAGCCTGGTCAACAGCACGCCCACGTTCACCGAGCAGCACCTGGTGACCAATGGCGCGTCGGAGCTGATCGGCCAGGTGTTCGGCGCGGCCGGCGCGCATGCCCGCAGCGCCTTTGGCGTGGCGCAGATCCCGCTGGGCGCCTGCGTCGAGATCGAACTCATCGCCGAGCTGAAGTGA
- a CDS encoding disulfide bond formation protein B — MSPAVRPARLLLAAALASFGAVGAALFTQVAWGMQPCPWCVLQRLIFVAIGVVAVLGLVVVRAPAGRRSTGVLVLLLAACGMAAALWQHFVASKSASCNLTLADRIMELSTLDRQLPLLFSATANCADASAPLLGLAYEFWSLGLFGLLAVAALQLLRRHSFFG; from the coding sequence GTGAGCCCGGCGGTTCGCCCGGCGCGGCTGCTGCTGGCGGCCGCGCTGGCCAGCTTTGGCGCCGTGGGCGCGGCCTTGTTCACCCAGGTGGCCTGGGGCATGCAGCCCTGCCCCTGGTGCGTGCTGCAGCGCCTGATCTTCGTGGCCATCGGTGTGGTGGCCGTGTTGGGCCTGGTGGTGGTGCGGGCACCCGCCGGCCGGCGCAGCACCGGCGTGCTGGTGTTGCTGCTGGCCGCCTGCGGCATGGCCGCGGCGCTGTGGCAGCACTTCGTGGCCAGCAAGAGCGCCTCGTGCAACCTGACGCTGGCCGACCGCATCATGGAGCTGAGCACGCTCGACCGGCAGCTGCCGCTGCTGTTCTCGGCCACCGCCAACTGCGCCGATGCCTCGGCGCCGCTGCTGGGCCTGGCCTACGAGTTCTGGAGCCTGGGCCTGTTCGGCCTGCTGGCGGTGGCGGCGCTGCAGCTGCTGCGGCGCCACAGCTTCTTCGGCTGA
- the ubiM gene encoding 5-demethoxyubiquinol-8 5-hydroxylase UbiM codes for MPTPTDPAADADVLIVGAGPAGLALATALADAGLRPWLLEQQALAAVAEPAEDGRDIALTHRARDVMHALGQWARLPADCMAPLQQAAVLDGNTAGHSTGPLRFASGQGEPLGWLVPNHCIRRAAYEAALARPAVRLRCEARVTALDRSGPLARVSLADGSTLHAPLVVAADSRFSGTRRLAGIGAAMRDFGRSVVVGRVQHERDHQATAWECFGYDNTLALLPMNGRQCSAVVTVPSDQAPAWLALDDAAFAARIHGQSGGRLGALQAAGPRHHYPLVGVYAQQFVAERFALLGDAAVGMHPVTAHGWNFGLYGVQVLARQLAAAHRAGRDIGQLAVLQPYEAEHRRVTRPVYLGTNAIVGLFTDARGPARLARRAVLGAAEHVPPLAAVIKTAITAQLTGRPPAFGPLTPLPPLPPLPPLPALPAWARALRDRAAGRLFSGPRR; via the coding sequence ATGCCCACCCCCACTGACCCGGCCGCCGATGCCGATGTGCTGATCGTTGGCGCCGGCCCCGCCGGCCTGGCCCTGGCCACCGCCCTGGCCGATGCCGGCCTGCGCCCCTGGCTGCTCGAGCAGCAGGCGCTGGCCGCCGTGGCCGAGCCGGCCGAGGACGGCCGCGACATCGCCCTCACCCACCGCGCGCGCGATGTGATGCACGCGCTGGGCCAGTGGGCACGCCTGCCGGCCGACTGCATGGCCCCGCTGCAGCAGGCGGCGGTGCTGGACGGCAACACTGCCGGCCACAGCACCGGCCCGCTGCGTTTTGCCAGCGGCCAAGGCGAGCCGCTGGGCTGGCTGGTGCCCAACCACTGCATCCGCCGCGCCGCCTATGAAGCCGCCCTGGCCCGCCCGGCGGTGCGGCTGCGCTGCGAGGCGCGCGTCACCGCGCTGGATCGCAGCGGCCCGCTGGCCCGCGTGAGCCTGGCCGACGGCAGCACGCTGCACGCGCCGCTGGTGGTGGCCGCCGACAGCCGCTTTTCAGGCACCCGGCGCCTGGCCGGCATTGGCGCGGCCATGCGCGATTTCGGCCGCAGCGTGGTGGTGGGCCGGGTGCAGCACGAACGCGATCACCAGGCCACGGCCTGGGAGTGTTTTGGCTACGACAACACGCTGGCCCTGCTGCCGATGAACGGCCGCCAGTGCTCGGCGGTGGTCACCGTGCCCAGCGACCAGGCCCCCGCCTGGCTGGCGCTGGACGATGCGGCCTTTGCCGCGCGCATCCACGGCCAGAGCGGCGGCCGCCTGGGCGCGCTGCAGGCCGCCGGGCCGCGCCACCACTACCCGCTGGTGGGCGTGTATGCGCAGCAGTTCGTGGCCGAGCGTTTTGCACTGCTGGGCGATGCCGCAGTGGGCATGCACCCGGTCACCGCACATGGCTGGAATTTCGGCCTCTACGGTGTGCAGGTGCTGGCGCGCCAGCTGGCCGCAGCGCACCGCGCCGGCCGCGACATCGGCCAGCTGGCGGTGCTGCAGCCCTACGAGGCCGAGCACCGCCGCGTCACCCGCCCGGTGTACCTGGGCACCAATGCCATCGTCGGCCTGTTCACCGACGCGCGCGGCCCCGCGCGGCTGGCGCGCCGCGCCGTGCTGGGGGCCGCCGAGCATGTGCCGCCGCTGGCGGCGGTGATCAAGACCGCGATCACCGCGCAGCTCACCGGCCGGCCGCCGGCCTTTGGCCCACTTACACCGCTGCCACCGCTGCCGCCCCTGCCACCGCTGCCCGCCTTGCCCGCCTGGGCCCGCGCGCTGCGCGACCGCGCGGCCGGGCGGCTGTTCAGCGGCCCGCGGCGCTGA